In one Gemmatimonadaceae bacterium genomic region, the following are encoded:
- a CDS encoding DUF721 domain-containing protein has product MPQKRRLMTLSDEWAPVVGAQIAAVTAARMVTRDGTLFVDVATDAWLQELSRMEPRLLRALRQRSTGISVQRIRWRLASVAGRLEPLLELVREDHAPGLAEDTQA; this is encoded by the coding sequence GTGCCGCAGAAGCGCCGGCTGATGACGCTCTCCGACGAGTGGGCGCCTGTAGTAGGCGCGCAGATCGCCGCGGTCACCGCCGCGCGGATGGTGACGCGTGACGGCACGCTCTTCGTTGACGTGGCTACCGACGCGTGGTTGCAGGAGCTCTCGCGCATGGAGCCGCGGTTGCTCAGGGCACTGCGCCAACGCTCCACCGGCATCTCGGTGCAGCGCATTCGCTGGCGCTTGGCGAGCGTCGCCGGTCGCTTGGAGCCATTGCTGGAACTCGTGCGCGAGGATCACGCGCCCGGCCTCGCCGAGGATACTCAGGCATGA